The nucleotide sequence GTGGCGCAAAGGCGAGATCCTCCGCGTGCAGGTTGCGGGGCGCTACCTCCGCGACGAGCATTGGATCGAGCCCCTCATGTGGGAGACGGACAACCGGGGGAGCCATATCGTCCACACCGGCGGCGAGTACGGGTCCTACCTGCAGGTGCCCGTCGTCGGGCCGCGCCACGACCGCTCGAAGCCGTTCGTCGTGGACGAGGCGAGGCACCCGACCCATCCCATCTTCTAGCCGGGGTCCGCGGCAAGCCGCAAGGCGAGACGGCGGCGCCTGCCTTTGCAGGAAGGCGCCGCCTGCCTTAGAATCAGGGAACGATCGCAGGGCTGGAAAGGCGGTGCGGATATGGATTCGGGTTCGAGGGCCTCGGCGGCGAGGCGGGCTATCGTCGAGGCGTACATCGACCTCATGGAGGAGAAGCCCTACGACTCCATCCGGGTCAAGGAGCTGGTCCAGCGGTCCAACGTTGCCAGGTCCACCTTCTACGTGCACTTCCGCGACGCCATCGACGTGCTGGAGGGCATAGAGGGCACGCTCCTCGGCCTGTTGAGCCTCTACCGGTCCGACGGCGACGCCTACAAGGGCGCCATAGCGGGCATGCCGTTCGAGTGTATGGAGAACTGGTTCGAGGTCTGCATCGAGCACGAGCGGGTCTTGAGGGCGCTGACCGGCCCCCACGGCGACCCGTACTTCACCGTGCGCCTGCAGAACCAGATCAGGCAGGAGCTCAACCAGATGATGGACGACGACCGTGCCCCGCGCGACAGGCTGCGGCCCTACTACGTGGAGCTGCTCACCGCATCCTACATCGGGCTCATGAGCTACATCGTCAAGGAGAAGAACAAGAGCGAGTACCTGGAGGCGCACGAGCTGGCGAGCATCGCGAACTCGACGAGCGCCGCCTACTACAAGCTGAGCGACAAGGCGCCGCGGCTCTCCGACGAGCGCCTGTTCGGCGCGAAAGCGCCGATAGGGGAGGACGGGGGCGAAGATCGTCCGGAAACGGCCCGATAGGCGGAGCCGTTCCCGGACGCGGCGCTAGCCCAGACCGGCTGTGGAGAAGTAGCCGGCGACAGCTACGAGTGCGATGCCGGCAGCGCCTACGAGCACGTCTCTTGCCGAGGGGGACGGCGGGGTCTGCTCGGGCCGCTCAGGTGCGGGCTCGGCTGGCGCTTCGGCTGCTTCGATCGCCTTTGCCGTGGCGGTGCTCGTCCGGCGGGCGGCGGCTTTCTGGGCGGGGGTCATTTTCTTCTTGCGGCCCATGGCTGAATCTCCTTTCTCGGCCACGGCGCGGCGGATCTACGCCGCTAGCCCTTCTTCGCTGGCACGGGGTCCCGCTCGGCCTCCCATTGCTCGAGTATCACGCTGCCGCGGTACTTGTACACGCCGTAGATGCCGGCGAAGTCGTAGCCGGCGCAGGAGAACGTGCCGCCGATCGACGTGACGAACTCGGCCGCCTCCACGTTGAACGCGCCGCGTTCGAACACGTAGAGGTTCGCGATGCTGTCGCGGCTGCCGGTAGGGGCCAGGAACAGGCCCGTGCCGAACTGCACCGGCAGCCCGTCGCCCTTGAGGCGCAGGTTCTCCACGGCCAGGACGGGTTCGAAGCGGCCGATCCAGCTCTTGCGTTTGAGCGCCGCCCACTCCGCCCATACCGACGTGCCCTTCTGGGCGTCGTCGGCGTAGATGGCGTTGAAAAAGTCCTGGTAGGATGCCGAGCCTTCCAGGTACGGCGCGTAGTCGGGCGATACGTCCGGGCCTGCCGACACGTACAGCAGCAGGCGTTCCAGTGCGGGGCGCGAGGCGAGCGGTGCCTTCTCGATGCCCTCTTCAAGCTTTTGGTAGTCCACAGCCGGTCTCCTTTTCAACCGAGGTTCTCCCCAAGATGCCGGCCGTCGCTCGGGGCTGCCGGCATCTTGGGGAGAGCTGGGACGGCTCGGCGGCCGTCCCAGCTCAAGGCGCTACGCGCAGGGCGGCACCCACAGGTACTGCTGCGGCTTGGCGTCCAAGCGCTTCGCGAGCTCGTCCACCGGGCCGAACTCCATGCACTTGGCCTGGCAGTGGAACACGCAGGAGGGGAGCTTGCCCTTCTCCTGGCGGTCGGCGCACAAATCGCAGATCTTCGTGAACGCCGGGATGAAGTCGTAGACGTAGTTGTCCGTCTCGTTGCCTTCGGCGTCCTTCACCGGCCACGGGCCGTTCTGCATGACCTTCACGCCCCACTGCTCGAGCGGTAGCTCGTGCTCGGCCTGGCAGGCCACCTCGCACGAGTAGCACCCCGTGCAGTACTGGTAGTCGACGAGAATTCCGTTGAGAGCCATTACAGTTCCTCCTCCTTGCAGCGGTACACCTTGCAGAGCGTGCACTTCAGGTCGGCACCGAAGCCAGTCGTGCCGGGCTTGTTGGCCAGAAGCTGGTTGATGTTGGACTGGCGGAAGCCGTACAGGTTGGGTTCGGCGCCGTCCTGTTCGGGGAACCACCAGCCGTGCTGCGCGGCGATCTCCTTCTCGTGCACCTCGAACGTGAGGCGGGCACGCTGGCGGCAGCGGCCGCGGTGGTTCTCGATCCAGACCCAGTCGCCCTCGGAGATGTTCAGGTCCTTGGCCGTGCGCGGGTGGATCTGCACCCACGGATCGGGTGTGAGCTGGCGCAGGTAGGGGATCTGGCGGTGCTCCGAGTGGAAGAACGACGTGGTGCGGGCGCCCGTGATCATGATGAGCGGGTACTCCTCGTACAGGTCGGGCGTGGTGACGGGCCCGATGCCCGGCTCCTCGATGTAGGGCAGCGGGTCGTAGCCGAACTTCTCGAACAGCGTGGAGTAGAACTCGATGCGGCCCGTGGGGGTGTTGAAGCCGGGCTGGCCGTCGGGGCGCATGAGGCCCTTCTCGTACTTCTTGTACACGTACTTCTGGTAGACCGGGCCGTGCTCCATGAGCTCGTGGAACGTGAAGCCGGAGGGGCTCACGATCTCGTCGTACACCTCGTCCTCGGTCGCCCACGGCCAGGTGTGCTGCTTGCCCTCGGGGCGGCCGATGGCCTGGTTGAACTCGTCGTCGTTGTCGAAGTACTGGGCAAGCTCGCGGTTGATCTCGCAGTCCGACTTCGCCTCGCCCTCGGCCGCGCAGCCGCCCGTGATAGCGGACAGGAAGTAGTAGTGGGCGCGTACGGAGTGCTTCTCGGCCCACGTCTGCACCGGCATGACGATGTCGGCGCACGACTGGATGGTAGGCGTCATGAAGATGTCCACGGCGGCGATGAACTCCGGCTTCTTCATGGCCTGGTACCAGCGCTCGGTCTCGCAGCTCATGCAGGCAATGCCGTTGGATGTCTGGATCCACACGCCCTTGACCTTGCCCTCCTCCATATACTCCAGGCACATGTCGGGCATGGCCTGGGTGAGGCCGTAGCGGTACATGGGGAATTCTTTCCAGCCCACGCGCTTCTTCTGCATCTCCTCGTTGATGAGGTCGTAGATGCCCCATGCGCCGGCGGACGGCTGGTCGACGCCCATGGGGGAGGCGGTGTAGCACATGCCGCCCGGCACGTCGAGGTTGCCGGTGATGGTCCACAGCGCGGCGATGGCGGCGGCGCAGGGCGTGCCCTGGCTCTGCATGTCCACGGCGAGGCCCCACACGACGTTGGCCGGCTTGGACGTGGCGAACAGGCGCGCAGCGGCGATGATCTTCTCCTTGGGGACCCACGTCATGGCCTCCACCTGGTCCAGCGACAGCTCGCGGGCGCGCTCGGCCAGCTCGTCGAAGCCGTAGGTCCAGCGCTCCACGAAGTCATGGTCGTAGAGGTCCTCGTCGATGATGACCTTGATCATGCCGAGAGCGAGGCCCGTGTCGGTGCCGGGGCGCAGCTGCAGATGGATGTCGGCGTGCGCGGCGAGCCAGGTGACGCGCGGCTCGACGGAGATGAGCTTGCAGCCGAGCTTCATGGCGTCGGTGACCCAGTGTCCCATGAAGAAGTCGGGGTTGGAGATGGTGGGGTTGCAGCCCCAAACGATGGTGCACTCGGGGCACACCCACTCGGGGTCGTCGTAGCGCAGCGCCGAGAACTGCGAGAAGTCGGCGATGAGCATGCCGCCGTAGGTCATGATCATGAGCGACAGGCGGGGCAGGTAGCAGGCGGTGCCGGACAGGAAGCCGTACTCGTTGGGGCTGCCGAACGTGTTCGCCATGCGGCCGACCTGCCACTGGTTGTCGCGTGCGGTGCCGCGCAGGCAGTGGATGGAGTCGCCGCCGTAGGTCATGGAGATGCGACGGAATTCCTTGTAGCAGGTTTCCAGCGCCTCGTCCCACGTGATGCGCTCCCACTGGCCGCTCCCGCGCTCGCCGGCACGCTTCATGGGGTGCAGGATGCGGTCGGGGTGGAACTCCACCTGCTTGAAGGCCAGGCACCTCGGGCACAGCGCGCCGCGGTTGTACGGGTCGTCCGGGTCGCCCTCGCACTTGATGAACTTGCCGGTCTCCTTGTCGGAGTACACCAGCACGCCACAGCCCTCGTGGCAGCCCGGCGCGCTCCACACCGAGGTGCGGGTGACCACCATGCCGTCCTCCTCGTACTGGAAGGGCTTCGGATGCTTCCAGCGAGGATCCACTTCCTGCCTCTTGCCGGCGCCGAAGTTGAACTGGTTCTCCTCCTTGGACGTGCCGATCTCGTCGCGGTCCTTCTCCGCGACAGCGTTCTCTACCATCGCAACTCCTCTCGGTCTCCGGGCCTGTCGGGTGTCCGCCCCAATCGGCCCTCCCCTCTGGGGTTGCCAGCGAGTAAAGCACGCGATAGGTATGAGCCTATCGCGTGATGAGTATGCAGATTGGGAATCAGTACGTTGGTATGACGCGATGAACAGGGACGATGGAAAAGGGGTAGGCGAGGCTCCTTGGTATGAAGACGAGGTTCCTTGACGTACGTAATTGCGTACGCTACTATAGAGCAAAAGAAACGAGGTAAGGAGACAGGCCATGACTTCGATCACTGCAACGGCTTTGCGGCAGAATATCTACCAGACCATCGCCCAGGTGAACGAGAACTGCACGCCCATCGCCATCACGAACAGCAAGGGGAAGGGGGCAGTGCTTATCGGCGAATCCGATTGGGCGGCTATCGAGGAAACGCTTTTCCTCAA is from Gordonibacter urolithinfaciens and encodes:
- a CDS encoding TetR/AcrR family transcriptional regulator; translated protein: MDSGSRASAARRAIVEAYIDLMEEKPYDSIRVKELVQRSNVARSTFYVHFRDAIDVLEGIEGTLLGLLSLYRSDGDAYKGAIAGMPFECMENWFEVCIEHERVLRALTGPHGDPYFTVRLQNQIRQELNQMMDDDRAPRDRLRPYYVELLTASYIGLMSYIVKEKNKSEYLEAHELASIANSTSAAYYKLSDKAPRLSDERLFGAKAPIGEDGGEDRPETAR
- a CDS encoding 4Fe-4S dicluster domain-containing protein; protein product: MALNGILVDYQYCTGCYSCEVACQAEHELPLEQWGVKVMQNGPWPVKDAEGNETDNYVYDFIPAFTKICDLCADRQEKGKLPSCVFHCQAKCMEFGPVDELAKRLDAKPQQYLWVPPCA
- a CDS encoding molybdopterin-dependent oxidoreductase; its protein translation is MVENAVAEKDRDEIGTSKEENQFNFGAGKRQEVDPRWKHPKPFQYEEDGMVVTRTSVWSAPGCHEGCGVLVYSDKETGKFIKCEGDPDDPYNRGALCPRCLAFKQVEFHPDRILHPMKRAGERGSGQWERITWDEALETCYKEFRRISMTYGGDSIHCLRGTARDNQWQVGRMANTFGSPNEYGFLSGTACYLPRLSLMIMTYGGMLIADFSQFSALRYDDPEWVCPECTIVWGCNPTISNPDFFMGHWVTDAMKLGCKLISVEPRVTWLAAHADIHLQLRPGTDTGLALGMIKVIIDEDLYDHDFVERWTYGFDELAERARELSLDQVEAMTWVPKEKIIAAARLFATSKPANVVWGLAVDMQSQGTPCAAAIAALWTITGNLDVPGGMCYTASPMGVDQPSAGAWGIYDLINEEMQKKRVGWKEFPMYRYGLTQAMPDMCLEYMEEGKVKGVWIQTSNGIACMSCETERWYQAMKKPEFIAAVDIFMTPTIQSCADIVMPVQTWAEKHSVRAHYYFLSAITGGCAAEGEAKSDCEINRELAQYFDNDDEFNQAIGRPEGKQHTWPWATEDEVYDEIVSPSGFTFHELMEHGPVYQKYVYKKYEKGLMRPDGQPGFNTPTGRIEFYSTLFEKFGYDPLPYIEEPGIGPVTTPDLYEEYPLIMITGARTTSFFHSEHRQIPYLRQLTPDPWVQIHPRTAKDLNISEGDWVWIENHRGRCRQRARLTFEVHEKEIAAQHGWWFPEQDGAEPNLYGFRQSNINQLLANKPGTTGFGADLKCTLCKVYRCKEEEL
- a CDS encoding type II toxin-antitoxin system Phd/YefM family antitoxin yields the protein MTSITATALRQNIYQTIAQVNENCTPIAITNSKGKGAVLIGESDWAAIEETLFLNGIPGMSESLRAGMAEKPEDCLSEDRLEW